From Leptospira limi, one genomic window encodes:
- a CDS encoding LIC_11695 family lipoprotein translates to MKTKIKILSLSFFIGVNTLQCNLFDPKSKITNNELVEIVTLQQLNANSMSEGQKLGLTIAYSHRFSIKNGPHLFCREYSTAYLEKQAEWELNIEQTYATIGNAIGIDIVVERINGPCAINNKISACHYDGVDGINDLIPYAYSTEGEHKYLIPAYIYYGINNLKNAKEACEGYNGTYVCYDPTKCWQ, encoded by the coding sequence ATGAAAACAAAAATTAAAATTCTATCTTTATCCTTTTTCATTGGAGTGAATACTCTCCAATGCAACCTTTTTGACCCTAAATCAAAAATAACAAACAATGAATTGGTGGAAATTGTAACATTGCAACAGTTAAATGCAAATAGCATGAGTGAAGGCCAAAAATTAGGTCTAACGATAGCGTATAGCCATCGGTTTAGTATTAAAAACGGTCCACATTTATTTTGTCGGGAATACTCAACTGCATACTTAGAAAAACAAGCCGAATGGGAATTAAATATTGAACAAACTTACGCCACTATTGGAAATGCGATTGGAATTGATATAGTAGTAGAAAGGATCAATGGACCCTGTGCTATCAACAATAAAATAAGTGCATGCCATTATGATGGAGTGGATGGTATCAATGATTTGATCCCTTATGCTTACTCCACAGAAGGTGAACACAAATATCTGATCCCTGCTTACATTTATTATGGTATCAACAATCTAAAAAATGCAAAAGAGGCATGTGAAGGGTATAACGGAACTTATGTTTGTTATGATCCAACGAAGTGTTGGCAATAA
- a CDS encoding TonB-dependent receptor: protein MSFLFEIYSHLESKLKTSKRWQSFDRSDLVLIYFAGLCLTPHPVFIVSAETDEPKPKQENGIHVTGKKDQRDREILRTPNSISRLNEQEIQDAGINRTGDIDKQVPNFSIIDSGSRNFTYFNIRGMRSIAFSEPAVGLILDGIPLNDNVALNTELYGLESIEVYRGSQATLFGKNFQGGVVEIKTKKPNNLSEGKITFDIGNYKKQETSVYYNAPIIYDKLYFGVAGKTTEREGYLSNVTGFYYPNNRPYELPVEIYKTHPDGRKGQAGRFRLYFTPNQTFEADLQISAESFDDGSLNLVNYLGAKSEREKALLQGCVAAPTNCSKLYGTYVNRVNGDRKVYWDYEGKSNVTGNTYSLSTTTKLPHSNLKTASALRKMDIDPITADSDFTKVDQNRSIYIEKSTTFLNDIYLESKDKQNPLQYKIGIYASNKVTNIDQAKEHRVQLYVINDFPGFNAPTQEKNLSKLTDKNISFYTHNSYTFFERFTITLGARLEKQDSRLSHSELAVGPSSSNPIGDTLLLSDPYSIQNRYNYNVSRIIFDYKPIENLMFFIGVSRGYKNAGYSTVVNIPTKASFKPEINDTIEAGIKSEFFKNKFGLKYTQFYTETQDFHVIRAINLSQYVNLNAELVTIRGYELETYVKPQKDTKLGLSAGYTEGIFNRFQDTVLNRNFNGKWVHFIPKYDILSYLQYRNEFGIFLRGEFQAVGQMYFAADNTVYSDPYYVLNARVGYEKENLSAYFYINNLNDRYYFTSYIDGTFQAVPGAPKTYGFILTYKI from the coding sequence ATGTCCTTTTTATTTGAGATCTATTCTCATTTAGAATCCAAATTAAAAACCTCCAAAAGATGGCAATCGTTTGATCGTTCTGACCTGGTTCTCATATACTTCGCCGGCCTCTGTTTGACGCCACATCCGGTTTTTATTGTATCAGCTGAAACAGATGAACCTAAACCAAAACAAGAAAACGGGATCCATGTTACAGGGAAAAAAGACCAAAGAGATCGAGAAATATTACGAACACCTAACAGCATCAGTCGATTGAATGAACAAGAAATCCAGGATGCAGGGATCAACAGAACGGGCGATATTGACAAACAAGTTCCCAATTTTTCCATCATTGATTCAGGATCTCGTAACTTCACATACTTTAATATACGAGGTATGAGAAGTATTGCATTTAGCGAACCTGCGGTCGGACTGATTTTAGATGGAATTCCCTTAAATGATAATGTAGCTCTTAATACCGAATTATACGGTCTTGAAAGTATTGAAGTCTATAGAGGAAGCCAAGCTACCTTATTTGGTAAAAATTTCCAAGGTGGTGTGGTTGAAATCAAAACCAAAAAACCAAACAATTTATCTGAAGGAAAAATCACATTCGATATCGGGAACTATAAAAAACAAGAAACATCAGTATATTATAATGCTCCAATTATATATGACAAATTATATTTCGGTGTCGCAGGTAAAACAACTGAAAGAGAGGGATACTTATCCAACGTAACTGGATTCTATTATCCCAATAATCGACCCTATGAGCTCCCTGTCGAAATCTACAAAACACATCCCGACGGAAGAAAAGGTCAGGCAGGTAGATTTCGATTGTATTTTACCCCGAACCAAACATTTGAAGCCGACTTACAAATTAGTGCAGAAAGTTTTGATGATGGTTCACTTAACCTTGTCAATTATCTAGGTGCAAAATCAGAGAGAGAAAAAGCCCTGTTACAAGGATGCGTAGCGGCACCAACCAATTGTTCGAAGTTATACGGAACTTATGTAAATCGGGTGAATGGAGATAGAAAAGTATATTGGGATTACGAAGGAAAAAGTAATGTTACCGGGAATACATATTCACTATCAACAACTACCAAATTACCACACTCAAACTTAAAAACAGCATCTGCATTGCGTAAAATGGATATTGATCCAATCACTGCCGATTCTGATTTTACAAAAGTCGATCAAAACCGATCGATCTACATTGAAAAATCAACAACGTTTCTCAATGATATTTACTTAGAATCAAAAGATAAACAAAATCCTCTTCAGTACAAAATAGGCATCTATGCTTCCAATAAAGTTACGAACATTGACCAAGCGAAAGAACATCGAGTACAACTCTATGTGATCAATGATTTCCCTGGTTTCAATGCACCCACCCAAGAAAAAAACCTATCTAAGTTAACCGACAAAAACATAAGTTTTTACACACACAATAGTTACACTTTCTTTGAAAGATTTACGATTACATTAGGAGCAAGGCTCGAAAAACAAGACAGTCGATTATCTCATTCAGAACTCGCAGTCGGACCTTCAAGTTCGAATCCTATCGGTGATACACTTCTTTTATCCGATCCGTATTCAATTCAAAATCGATACAACTACAATGTATCTAGAATCATTTTTGATTATAAACCGATAGAAAATCTTATGTTTTTTATTGGAGTAAGCAGAGGATACAAAAACGCCGGGTATAGCACAGTTGTAAATATTCCTACCAAAGCAAGTTTTAAACCCGAAATCAACGACACAATTGAAGCTGGCATCAAATCAGAATTTTTTAAAAACAAATTTGGCCTGAAGTATACACAGTTTTATACAGAAACTCAGGACTTCCATGTAATCCGAGCGATCAATCTCTCACAATACGTAAATCTAAATGCAGAGTTAGTTACCATTAGAGGTTATGAACTTGAGACGTATGTAAAACCACAAAAAGATACCAAACTAGGATTATCTGCTGGTTACACAGAAGGGATATTCAATCGGTTCCAAGATACAGTTCTCAATCGAAATTTTAACGGTAAGTGGGTACACTTTATACCAAAATACGATATACTCAGCTACCTTCAATACAGAAACGAATTTGGGATTTTTTTAAGAGGAGAATTCCAAGCTGTTGGTCAAATGTACTTCGCGGCAGATAACACTGTTTATAGCGACCCTTACTATGTATTAAACGCAAGAGTTGGTTACGAAAAAGAAAATCTATCTGCCTACTTCTATATAAACAATCTCAATGATCGATACTATTTCACCTCATACATAGATGGAACATTCCAAGCAGTTCCAGGGGCACCAAAAACATACGGATTTATATTAACCTATAAAATCTAA
- a CDS encoding CoA-binding protein has protein sequence MNVPDSEIKSLLQSYPTIAVYGLSQDPLKPSHYVPVFIRDKGWNVIGTYPKEHTIGGFQIYKSLQDIPNEKRKFIDVFRSSDSIPEVVDEILTLGGTEVLWLQLGISHPEAEKRAENAGIKVVSNRCLIIEYKKYF, from the coding sequence ATGAATGTTCCAGATTCTGAAATTAAATCCTTACTCCAATCGTATCCAACAATCGCAGTGTATGGTTTAAGCCAGGATCCTTTAAAACCGAGTCATTACGTCCCTGTTTTCATTCGTGATAAAGGTTGGAATGTCATCGGAACCTATCCCAAAGAACATACGATAGGTGGTTTTCAAATCTACAAAAGTTTACAAGACATCCCAAACGAAAAGCGGAAGTTCATCGATGTCTTTAGAAGTTCTGACAGCATTCCTGAAGTTGTTGATGAAATTCTAACATTAGGTGGAACGGAAGTTTTGTGGTTACAATTGGGAATTTCTCATCCAGAAGCAGAAAAAAGAGCAGAAAACGCAGGGATCAAAGTTGTTTCCAACCGTTGCCTCATCATAGAATACAAAAAGTATTTTTAA
- a CDS encoding PepSY-associated TM helix domain-containing protein: protein MKAKRFYQLHLVLGMIGSSFLLVIGITGSLLVYGKEIQSLFTPIQIPLQVHRLSFDGLYQQLVPQLPEGSISGWLVSDLLDQPDQIWFHDTNIPSKEVVYLLDPYNGKIVGALKEDRSDSFYGFVLVLHYSLFLGKLGYFIVGCIAIVYFLLVITGIKLYKRFWFSLFRFRWKESFQILFSDLHKFVGINFIWFHFILAVTGAWWSIRDTFIRSEPKEIIIHQLWSHRNSIDELITESKRQIPNFHLGYISFPHHNLNEPIGFYGNRYDSSGWESRYGSYLQFDRRTKKINRIVDITKESYLNQILDSFRPFHFGTFANHYSKILWTLGGLTPAILSLSGLVIFYRKRVNRKKIIK, encoded by the coding sequence TTGAAAGCAAAACGTTTTTACCAACTCCATTTGGTTCTCGGAATGATTGGATCTAGTTTTTTACTCGTGATTGGGATCACAGGATCCTTACTTGTTTATGGGAAAGAAATCCAATCGTTGTTTACTCCCATTCAAATTCCCTTACAAGTGCATAGACTTTCATTTGATGGTCTTTACCAACAACTTGTTCCGCAATTGCCTGAGGGGAGTATCTCAGGATGGTTGGTTTCCGATCTATTAGACCAACCAGACCAAATATGGTTTCATGACACAAACATTCCAAGTAAGGAAGTTGTGTATTTACTTGATCCTTACAATGGAAAGATCGTTGGTGCGTTAAAAGAAGATCGTAGTGATAGTTTTTATGGATTTGTCTTAGTATTACATTATAGTTTATTTTTGGGGAAACTTGGATATTTTATAGTAGGTTGTATTGCAATTGTATATTTTTTACTCGTGATAACGGGAATCAAATTATACAAACGATTTTGGTTTAGTTTATTTCGGTTTCGATGGAAAGAAAGTTTTCAGATCTTGTTTTCCGATTTACACAAGTTTGTCGGTATCAATTTTATATGGTTTCATTTTATTTTGGCAGTCACCGGTGCTTGGTGGAGCATTCGCGATACATTCATTAGGAGTGAGCCTAAGGAAATCATTATCCATCAACTTTGGAGCCATAGAAATTCCATTGATGAATTGATTACTGAATCAAAGAGACAAATTCCAAACTTTCATTTAGGATACATATCCTTCCCACATCATAACCTTAATGAACCCATTGGTTTCTATGGAAATCGATATGATTCGTCTGGATGGGAAAGTCGGTATGGATCTTACCTTCAGTTTGATAGAAGGACTAAAAAAATAAATCGTATTGTCGACATTACGAAAGAAAGTTACCTAAATCAAATTCTAGATTCCTTTCGGCCATTCCATTTTGGAACCTTTGCAAACCATTATAGTAAAATTTTATGGACTCTTGGAGGATTAACACCTGCAATTTTATCTCTAAGTGGTCTTGTTATTTTTTATCGGAAGAGAGTGAACAGAAAAAAAATCATTAAATAG
- a CDS encoding DUF4334 domain-containing protein: MKDKKLETRFHEMRAKKNNSVEDSFALYDALDVVPLNEMMGRWHGSGFHTGHTMDGALETFNWYGKEFVDSENVHPLVFKSFGKTLFKVNPSLMPVRLATLLPSTKLWPLRYLFLMVRFLFQTKHSKARVRQIEFRGKVSSAMIYDNLPIHDVFRKVNENTLFGCMDYKGMKQPFFFVLERD; the protein is encoded by the coding sequence ATGAAAGACAAAAAGCTTGAAACGAGATTTCACGAGATGCGTGCTAAAAAGAACAACTCTGTTGAAGATTCATTTGCACTCTATGATGCATTGGATGTAGTTCCACTGAATGAAATGATGGGGCGTTGGCATGGATCAGGATTTCATACAGGGCATACTATGGATGGAGCCCTAGAGACATTTAATTGGTATGGAAAGGAATTTGTTGATTCTGAAAATGTTCATCCTTTGGTTTTTAAATCTTTTGGAAAAACACTGTTTAAGGTAAATCCTTCGTTAATGCCAGTTAGGTTAGCTACACTTCTTCCATCTACAAAACTGTGGCCATTACGTTATCTTTTTCTAATGGTTCGATTTTTGTTCCAAACGAAACATTCCAAAGCTCGTGTAAGACAAATTGAGTTTAGAGGAAAGGTTTCCTCTGCAATGATCTACGATAATCTTCCAATCCATGATGTTTTTCGAAAGGTAAATGAAAACACTTTGTTTGGATGTATGGATTATAAAGGAATGAAACAACCTTTCTTTTTCGTATTAGAACGTGATTGA
- a CDS encoding putative sulfate/molybdate transporter, producing MWKQKDFAFNRNEIAGAFGDIGTDFPILIAMILAAGLHAPSVFIVFGCMQILTGIIYKRPMPVQPLKAMATIVITGKIAGPIVLGGGLSIGILMLFFSATGILEKIAKLVPKSVIRGLQLGLGISLSMLAFKEYIPSESTKGYILAGISFLFIILLIDNRKIPASLVVILFGFFYSLFFHFDTYTKFSKFEINLPIIHVPNFEMILKGFILLTLPQIPLSIGNSILATKQISDDLFPNKKPITIKKIGFSYSIMNLISPFFSGIPCCHGAGGMVGHYTFGGRTGVSVLLYGLFYLLSGMFLGNGIEILIKAFPLPILGTLLFFESLSLILLIKDSFQNSKEFIIVIMTGLLASGLPYGFLIAMVVGTSIHYTSIGFKTFTSIGDKNRN from the coding sequence ATGTGGAAACAAAAGGATTTTGCCTTCAATCGGAATGAGATAGCAGGTGCTTTCGGCGATATTGGAACTGATTTTCCAATTCTCATTGCAATGATTTTGGCAGCAGGACTTCATGCTCCCAGTGTTTTCATTGTATTTGGTTGTATGCAAATACTAACAGGCATTATCTATAAAAGACCAATGCCTGTCCAACCACTGAAAGCAATGGCAACCATTGTAATTACGGGAAAAATTGCAGGCCCCATCGTGTTAGGTGGAGGTTTAAGCATTGGAATCCTAATGTTGTTTTTTTCAGCAACGGGAATACTTGAAAAAATTGCTAAACTTGTTCCTAAGTCTGTAATCAGAGGTTTACAACTTGGTTTAGGAATTAGTTTGAGTATGCTTGCCTTCAAAGAATATATCCCATCTGAAAGTACCAAAGGTTATATTTTGGCTGGAATATCATTTCTGTTTATCATTCTACTGATCGATAACCGAAAGATTCCTGCTTCATTAGTTGTCATCCTTTTTGGATTTTTTTATTCGTTATTCTTTCATTTCGATACATATACAAAATTTTCAAAATTTGAAATCAATCTACCAATTATACACGTACCAAATTTTGAAATGATCTTAAAGGGATTTATATTATTAACACTACCTCAAATTCCTTTATCCATTGGGAATTCAATCCTTGCCACAAAACAAATATCAGATGATTTATTCCCAAACAAAAAACCAATTACAATTAAAAAGATTGGTTTTTCTTATTCTATTATGAATTTGATTTCACCATTTTTTAGCGGGATACCTTGTTGTCATGGTGCCGGTGGGATGGTAGGTCACTATACATTTGGAGGTAGGACAGGAGTTTCTGTTTTACTGTATGGTTTGTTTTATCTATTATCTGGAATGTTTCTGGGGAATGGAATCGAAATATTGATAAAGGCATTTCCTTTACCTATTTTAGGTACATTACTTTTTTTTGAATCATTATCACTTATTTTATTAATCAAAGACTCATTTCAAAACAGCAAAGAGTTTATCATTGTGATTATGACAGGTTTACTTGCCAGTGGATTACCCTATGGATTTCTAATTGCGATGGTTGTTGGAACGAGTATCCACTATACATCTATTGGATTTAAAACTTTCACTTCCATTGGAGATAAAAACAGAAATTAA
- a CDS encoding YheT family hydrolase has protein sequence MIFGNIYITISLILVCVFLVNYCINVVEAPTLRFIDTEFSSKIISETPKLLKRYFPTIWCYNPHLMLFLLMFRESKTKDFVYDKIEHLEMKDGGTTGLAWSGIQFVNHKDKTPIVVVFHTISGDEQDIKSTVSHIRKTLNWIVVVCVRRGHGSLPLTKPIINTMGSTSDLKEQLNHIRKQFPSKLLFGIGISAGSGLLARYLGESGPKSLFQAAVAVSPAYDIEKAFHRVHPVYSKIMGQRMINYFLKRHYKSFANVRGTEDLLNVKTLGEFQDKLHSISGFKDKDSYYQNSNPILVADQIKTPLLVLNAADDPICVNLNVLENLHWLENLKNTIHVHTKRGSHIAFYEGFSAKSWSNQLIGEYFLSVFHWFSTKNSSK, from the coding sequence ATGATATTTGGAAATATTTATATCACAATCAGTTTGATTCTTGTCTGTGTTTTTTTAGTTAACTATTGCATCAATGTTGTTGAAGCTCCAACACTTCGGTTCATTGATACTGAATTTTCATCGAAAATTATTTCTGAAACCCCAAAGTTACTAAAACGGTACTTTCCAACTATTTGGTGTTATAATCCCCATCTTATGTTGTTTCTACTAATGTTTCGCGAATCAAAAACAAAAGATTTTGTTTATGACAAAATAGAACATTTAGAAATGAAAGATGGTGGCACAACCGGACTTGCTTGGTCAGGAATCCAATTTGTCAATCACAAAGACAAAACTCCCATTGTTGTTGTTTTTCATACAATTAGCGGAGATGAACAAGACATTAAATCTACTGTTTCGCATATTAGGAAAACATTAAATTGGATTGTGGTAGTTTGTGTCCGAAGAGGACACGGTAGTCTTCCACTGACAAAACCAATCATCAATACAATGGGATCAACTTCCGATTTAAAAGAACAATTAAATCATATTCGAAAACAATTCCCAAGTAAACTTTTGTTTGGTATTGGCATTTCAGCTGGTTCAGGACTTTTAGCACGTTATCTTGGGGAATCTGGACCAAAAAGTTTATTCCAAGCAGCTGTCGCAGTATCTCCTGCATATGACATTGAAAAAGCATTCCACCGTGTCCATCCTGTGTATAGCAAGATCATGGGTCAAAGAATGATTAACTACTTTCTGAAACGACATTACAAAAGTTTTGCCAATGTTAGAGGGACCGAAGATTTATTGAATGTTAAAACACTTGGCGAATTTCAGGATAAACTCCATTCCATTTCTGGTTTTAAAGATAAAGACTCTTATTATCAAAATTCAAATCCTATACTTGTTGCGGATCAAATCAAAACTCCTCTCTTAGTTTTAAACGCTGCAGATGATCCTATATGCGTAAATTTGAATGTGTTAGAAAACTTACATTGGCTCGAAAACCTCAAAAATACGATCCATGTGCACACCAAAAGAGGTAGCCATATTGCATTTTATGAAGGTTTCTCTGCCAAATCTTGGTCGAACCAATTGATTGGTGAATATTTTTTGTCAGTCTTTCATTGGTTTTCTACAAAAAATTCGAGTAAGTAA
- a CDS encoding glycoside hydrolase family 2 protein, giving the protein MKIPHTEYPRPQLQRDSYLNLNGEWFLGHVKQGESLEYQHKIIVPFSPESKASGLGNLILKPNEVLFYKREFEISPDFIKDITFLHFGAVDYSCICYINGVEVGYHQGGFLPFFFNVTKAIKNGKNEIRLTVTDPTDTGTQSRGKQKLKRGGIWYTPQSGIWQTVWLESVSEDYIQNIKITPNIETKSVELEVNSDTDGITIQILDGNEVIAESSKKTCTLPIPNMILWSPENPKLYDIRIKTKNDEVTSYFGMRKFSIGYDGKFKRLYLNNKPYFHNGLLDQGYWSEGLLTPPDDESMINEIRLMKEMGFNTLRKHIKIEPLRWYYHCDRLGMLVWQDFVCGGGPYETWEVAYLPFIGWKTDDTKHRFLNRTDEKGKKEFLVEMDKTVNLLYNTVSLSVWVLFNEGWGQFDSVNLTKKLKNLDSTRTIDSVSGWYDQGKNSSELKSLHLYYQKLKVPKKEDRVIVLSEFGGYSLKTEGHVYDDKKLFGYKILPNKETLHYEYKKLIENELIPLIPKGLSASIYTQVSDVEEEINGIVTYDRKVVKFDIPFMQELNSKLKYN; this is encoded by the coding sequence CCAACACAAAATCATTGTTCCATTTTCGCCAGAGTCAAAAGCGAGTGGACTCGGTAATTTGATTCTCAAACCAAATGAAGTTTTGTTTTACAAAAGAGAATTTGAAATCAGTCCTGATTTTATAAAAGATATCACATTTTTACATTTTGGTGCTGTAGATTACTCCTGCATTTGTTATATCAATGGAGTTGAAGTTGGTTATCATCAGGGAGGTTTTTTACCTTTCTTTTTTAATGTTACAAAAGCGATAAAAAATGGGAAAAACGAGATAAGACTCACTGTTACAGACCCAACGGATACAGGCACTCAATCTAGAGGCAAACAAAAACTAAAAAGAGGTGGCATTTGGTACACACCTCAATCAGGAATCTGGCAAACTGTTTGGTTGGAAAGTGTCTCAGAAGATTATATTCAAAACATAAAAATAACACCTAACATAGAAACCAAGTCAGTAGAACTGGAAGTCAATTCTGATACTGATGGCATCACAATTCAAATTCTAGATGGGAATGAAGTGATTGCAGAAAGTTCCAAAAAAACCTGCACTTTACCAATCCCGAATATGATTTTATGGTCTCCTGAAAACCCGAAATTATATGATATCAGGATCAAAACCAAAAACGATGAGGTGACATCTTATTTTGGCATGCGTAAATTTTCCATTGGATATGATGGAAAATTTAAGAGATTGTACCTGAACAACAAACCATATTTTCATAATGGACTTCTTGACCAAGGTTATTGGTCAGAAGGACTTTTGACTCCACCTGACGACGAATCAATGATCAATGAAATTCGTTTAATGAAGGAAATGGGTTTTAACACATTAAGAAAACATATCAAAATTGAACCATTACGGTGGTACTATCATTGTGATCGATTGGGGATGTTGGTTTGGCAAGACTTTGTTTGTGGAGGGGGACCTTATGAAACCTGGGAAGTCGCCTATCTACCGTTTATTGGATGGAAAACCGATGATACAAAACATCGCTTCTTAAATCGTACGGATGAAAAAGGGAAAAAAGAATTTTTAGTAGAAATGGACAAAACAGTAAACCTTTTGTACAATACTGTTTCCTTATCTGTTTGGGTTTTATTCAATGAAGGATGGGGACAGTTTGATAGTGTAAATCTCACAAAAAAACTAAAAAATCTGGATTCCACTCGAACCATTGATAGTGTAAGCGGTTGGTATGACCAAGGAAAAAATAGCAGTGAGCTAAAAAGTTTACACCTATACTACCAAAAGTTAAAAGTTCCAAAAAAAGAAGATAGAGTCATCGTATTATCTGAGTTTGGTGGATATTCCTTAAAAACAGAAGGTCATGTTTATGATGACAAAAAATTATTTGGATACAAAATCCTTCCCAATAAAGAAACCTTACACTATGAATACAAAAAATTGATTGAAAATGAACTAATACCATTAATTCCGAAAGGACTTAGTGCCTCAATTTACACTCAAGTGAGTGATGTGGAAGAAGAAATTAATGGTATTGTTACCTACGACAGAAAGGTTGTTAAATTTGACATTCCATTCATGCAAGAATTGAATTCAAAACTAAAGTACAATTAA